A single Harpia harpyja isolate bHarHar1 chromosome 6, bHarHar1 primary haplotype, whole genome shotgun sequence DNA region contains:
- the CALD1 gene encoding caldesmon isoform X4, with amino-acid sequence MDDFERRRELRRQKREEMRLEAERLSYQRNDDDEEEAARERRRRARQERLRQKEEGDLSGEVMEKSEVNAQNSVAEEETKRTTTTGGTDDEAALLERLARREERRQKRLQEALERQKEFDPTITDGSLSLPSRREVNNVEENETTGKEEKAETRRGRYEIEETETVTKSYQRNNWRQDGEEEEKKEEKDKEEVQEEKPKEVPIEENQVDVTAGKSTDKEEVVETKNLAINAEEHKAENDTNVVPEGEQSITDAVDKEKLRDEEKAEEEREKLEAEERNKLKAQEEKKAAEEKQKAEEEKRAAEERERAKAEEKRAAEERARAKAEEEKRAAEERARAKAEEEKRAAEERARAKAEEEKRVAEEKAKLEAEKLKEKQKMEEKKIEDKQVKEKKVQEEKPQAAFLRKQLKDDKDKGKAPKEEIKSIWDRKKGVSEQKAQNGERELIAPKLKSTENAFGRSNLKGTANAEEAKLGSQVEAGKRLEDQRRRRGENEEFEKLKEKQQEAAAELDELKKRREERRKILEEEEQKKKQEEAERKAREEEEKRRMKEEIERRRAEAAEKRQKMPEDGVSEDKKPFKCFSPKGSSLKIEERAEFLNKSAQKSGVKPTHTTAVVSKIDSRLEQYTSAIEGTKATRPAKPAASDLPVPAEGVRNIKSMWEKGNVFSSPSGTGTPNKETAGLKVGVTSRINEWLTKTPESNRSPAPKPSDLKPGDVSSKRNLWEKQSVEKPAAASSKVSAMGKKSETNAGLRQFEKEP; translated from the exons GCTGTCCTACCAGAGAAATGACGACGATGAGGAAGAAGCTGCCAGAGAACGTCGCCGACGGGCTCGACAGGAGAGACTGcggcaaaaggaagaaggagatCTATCAGGAGAAGTAATGGAAAAATCAGAAGTTAATGCCCAAAACAG TGTGGCAGAAGAGGAAACCAAGCGTACTACAACCACAGGGGGAACAGATGATGAAGCTGCGTTGTTGGAGAGACTGGCAAGACGGGAGGAGAGACGCCAAAAACGTCTACAGGAAGCCCTGGAACGTCAAAAGGAATTTGACCCAACGATCACAGATGGGAGCTTGTCACTGCCCAGCAGGAGAGAAGTAAACAATGTGGAAGAAAACGAGAccacagggaaagaggaaaaggctGAAACACGCCGAGGACGCTATGAGATTGAGGAAACGGAAACGGTTACCAAATCATACCAAAGGAACAACTGGAGGCAagatggggaagaagaggaaaaaaaagaagaaaaagacaaggaggAGGTACAGGAGGAGAAACCAAAGGAAGTCCCCATAGAGGAAAATCAGGTAGATGTGACAGCAGGAAAATCCACAGATAAAGAAGAGGTAGTAGAAACAAAAAATCTAGCTATAAATGCAGAGGAACACAAAGCAGAGAATGATACAAATGTTGTGCCAGAAGGGGAGCAGAGTATAACTGATGCTGTAGATAAAGAGAAGCTtagggatgaggaaaaggctgaggaagaaagggagaaacttgaggcagaagaaaggaacaagttaaaagcacaggaagaaaagaaggcagctgaggaaaaacagaaagcagaggaggagaagagggcagctgaggaaagagaaagggctaaggcagaagagaagagggCAGCTGAGGAAAGAGCGAGGGCTaaggcagaagaggagaagagggcAGCTGAGGAAAGAGCGAGGGCTaaggcagaagaggagaagagggcAGCTGAGGAAAGAGCGAGGGCTaaggcagaagaggagaagagggtAGCTGAAGAAAAGGCTAAGCTAGAAGcagagaaattaaaggaaaaacaaaagatggaagaaaagaaaatagaagataaacaggtaaaagagaagaaagtacaAGAGGAAAAACCTCAAGCAGCTTTCCTAAGAAAACAG CTAAAAGATGACAAGGATAAAGGAAAAGCACccaaagaggaaattaaaagtaTCTGGGATCGTAAGAAAGGAGTTTCTGAACAAAAGGCACAGAATGGAGAACGTGAACTCATTGCCCCCAAACTTAAATCTACTGAGAATGCTTTTGG cCGCTCCAATTTGAAAGGGACCGCAAATGCCGAGGAAGCAAAGCTGGGGTCTCAGGTCGAGGCTGGAAAGCGGCTAGAAGACCAGCGCCGTCGCCGAGGTGAGAACGAGGAGTTtgagaagctgaaggagaagcagcaggaggcgGCGGCAGAGCTGGACGAACTGAAGAAAAGGCGGGAGGAGCGCCGGAAGAtcctggaggaagaggagcagaagaagaagcaggagGAGGCTGAGAGAAAAGCCAGAGAGGAG gaggaaaagaggaggatgAAGGAAGAAATTGAAAGGAGAAGGGCTGAAGCTGCTGAGAAACGTCAAAAGATGCCAGAAGATGGTGTATCTGAAGACAAGAAGCCATTTAAATGTTTCAGTCCTAAAGGTTCATCTCTCAAG ATAGAGGAGCGAGCAGAATTTTTGAACAAATCCGCTCAGAAGAG TGGTGTGAAACCCACCCACACGACAGCAGTTGTCTCAAAGATTGACAGTAGACTTGAGCAATACACTAGTGCAATTGAG GGCACAAAGGCTACAAGACCAGCTAAGCCAGCAGCCTCCGACCTGCCTGTTCCAGCTGAGGGTGTCCGTAATATTAAGAGCATGTGGGAGAAAGGGAATGTTTTTTCATCACCCTCTGGGACAGGAACACCAAATAAG gAAACTGCTGGACTGAAGGTTGGTGTCACCAGTCGTATCAATGAGTGGTTAACCAAGACCCCAGAGAGCAACAGATCACCTGCTCCAAAACCTTCT gatttaaaacCAGGAGACGTATCCAGCAAGCGTAATCTCTGGGAGAAGCAGTCAGTTGAaaagccagctgctgcttcttctaaG GTATCAGCTATGGGGAAAAAATCAGAGACTAATG cAGGTTTGAGACAATTTGAGAAAGAACCGTAG